The following coding sequences are from one Nicotiana tabacum cultivar K326 chromosome 1, ASM71507v2, whole genome shotgun sequence window:
- the LOC142164196 gene encoding uncharacterized protein LOC142164196, translating to MDGATNVRGSLLGIVLKPPVGGVIQQSIKTVKLTKNDAEYEAMIAGLELAKGLGAEVIKAKCDSFLMVSQVNRNYEAREDKMQRYLDKIQVTLHRFKEWTLVHVPREQNGEADALANLGSSAEEEDLLPGAVV from the coding sequence ATGGACGGTGCCACAAACGTTAGAGGATCCTTActcggtatagtcctaaagccGCCCGTCGGCGGCGTGATCCAACAATCTATAAAAACTGTGAAGCTAACTAAAAACGacgccgagtatgaggctatgattgcaggtttggaGTTGGCCAAGGGCCTGGGGGCTGaggttatcaaggcaaaatgcgATTCGTTCCTCATGGTAAGTCAAGTAAATAGGAACTATGAAGCTCGGGAAGACAAAATGCAGAGGTATCTGGATAAAATCCAAGTCACCTTGCAccgcttcaaggaatggacctTAGTCCATGTACCCCGAGAGCAGAACGGCGAGGCTGATGCCCTGGCAAACCTGGGATCATCCGCCGAGGAGGAAGATCTGCTCCCCGGGGCTGTGGTCTAG